A window of Cryptomeria japonica chromosome 3, Sugi_1.0, whole genome shotgun sequence contains these coding sequences:
- the LOC131029339 gene encoding uncharacterized protein LOC131029339: MGKVIAVGDFNALLDIDEKVEGLRKPSKVMEDFRDFVSDCKLIDIIHKNGKFTWTNRRLNFANISERLDRFLDEKFLENLKEWWKEVPEKLKKDWNKVSFKNVFVEKSRIKDELEEIGNQVMRFSMTNVELELEKKLKTQYMEILKREELYWKDKARELWIAEGDLNTKFIHASSKARRINNKICSIKYENGILKNSANDIELIALKYYMDILGCSEQD; encoded by the exons ATGGGCAAGGTCATAGCTGTGGGAGACTTCAACGCCCTTTTGGACATTGATGAGAAGGTGGAAGGTCTTCGGAAACCTTCGAAAGTCATGGAGGATTTTAGAGATTTTGTATCTGATTGTAAATTGATCGATATCATTCATAAGAATGGTAAattcacatggactaataggaggctAAACTTTGCCAATATATCTGAAAGACTAGACCGATTTCTG GATGAGAAGTTTCTTGAAAATCTGAAAGAATGGTGGAAAGAAG TtcctgaaaaattaaaaaaagattggAACAAGGTGTCCttcaaaaatgtttttgttgagaAAAGTAGAATTAAGGATGAGCTAGAAGAAATTGGCAATCAGGTAATGCGATTCAGTATGACCAATGTAGAATTGGAATTGGAGAAAAAACTTAAAACCCAGTATATGGAAATTTTGAAGCGGGAGGAACTGTATTGGAAAGATAAGGCTAGGGAACTTTGGATTGCCGAGGGCGATCTCAATACTAAATTCATTCATGCCTCTTCCAAGGCTAGAAGGATCAACAATAAGATATGTTCGATCAAATATGAGAATGGGATTTTGAAAAACTCGGCCAATGACATCGAGCTAATTGCTCTCAAATACTACATGGATATATTGGGTTGTTCTGAGCAAGATTAG